The stretch of DNA CCATCACGTCAAAGGCTTGTTTCGGATGGCGCGGGCCGGGCAAGCCAAGGAAAAAGCTCACAGCCGGCGTGGTGAAATGGTCGATGTCGTCGAGATCGAAGGTCCCTGGCTTGACCGCATTGGCCATGGAGAACAGCACTTCGCCATTCCCCGCCATGCTTTCGTGGCGGTGGAAGATGTCCATTTCGCCAAACCGTAGGCCACTCTCCAGGATATTCTGCAACAGAGCCGGGCCGCGAAAGCCGTGCGTGTCACGCGATATGACGTTGATCACCAGTACTTCTTCGACGGGAGGCAGGTCGTGATCAGACTCGGTCGCGTTGTCCGCTTCCTCACCGGCTACCGGGTCGAGCAGGGTGGGAACGGGCGCGTCGTCATTGGAGAAGCGCAGGTCGCCTTGCTGAGGCTCACTGGTGCGGCGCTTGCCTGACTCGCGAGCACTCATGGGAGGAAGGTCAGTTTCGTCCAGCGAGGGTTCGTTGTTGCGGCTCACAACACGTGGCGGACCAAGCAGTTCGGTGGGTTCATCGTCGTCTGGAAGGGTGCTCGCAATATTGCGGTCCAGCTTGAATTTCAACTTGCCCTTGCTACCGCGCATCCGCCGCCAGCCATCGAAAAGAATGCCGGCGATAACAATGATGCCGATGACGATCAGCCACTCGCGCAGACCGATATCCATTAATGCTTAAACCCCTGAAATCGATGATAAAGACGCAGAGTCACAGCCGCTGAACAGGCTCATCTGCGCATCGTAAAAATTGCGCTCTAAACTAGCACGACGAACGGTAGATGTGCACCGCCCGACATGGCTCTTTTATTAGTCTCCATTTCACTCACCGTCGCCCCGAAACGGCCGTCACTCACGCTTCTACAAGCGCTACCGCCTGCTCTACGTCGACCGCTACCAGCCTGGAGCAACCCGGCTCGTGCATGGTTACGCCCATCAACTGATCGGCCATTTCCATCGCGATTTTGTTATGCGTGATGTAAATGAATTGCACCTTTTCGGACATCTCCTTGACCAGCCGCGCATAGCGCCCAACGTTCGCGTCGTCCAAGGGCGCATCCACTTCATCGAGCATGCAGAACGGCGCCGGATTGAGCTGGAATATCGCAAACACCAGCGCCAGAGCCGTCAGCGCCTTTTCTCCACCCGACAGCAGGTGGATGGTGCTGTTTTTCTTGCCCGGCGGACGCGCCATGATCGCCACCCCGGTATCGAGTAGATCTTCCCCGGTAAGTTCCAGATAAGCGTTGCCGCCGCCGAAAACCTTGGGGAAAAGCGCCTGCAAGCCGCCATTTATCTGGTCGAAGGTCTCCTTGAAGCGGTTGCGCGTTTCCTTGTCGATTTTGCGGATAACGTTTTCCAGCGTATCCAGCGCCTCGGCGAGATCGTCGTTCTGAGCATCGAGATAGCGTTTGCGTTCCGATTGCTGCTGATATTCGTCGATTGCGGCAAGGTTGATCGGCCCGAGGCGCTGAATCCGCGCGCCCAAACGCTCAAGCTCGGCTTCCCACTCAGGCTCGCTGGCTCCGCCAGGTAGGGTCGCGAGCACGCCGTGCAAATCAAAGCCGTCCTCGTGCAGCTGATCCTGCAGTGCTTTCCGGCGCACGCTAAGCGCTTGCCATTCCATCCGCTGCTGCTCAAGTTGCCCGCGTAAGAGTTGCGCCTGCTGCTCAGCCTGCGTGCGACGTTTCTCGGCGTCGCGCAATTCGCGATCGGCATCTTCAAGCGCCAGACGCGCCAGCTTGAGCTCGTCCTCGACACCCATGCGCCGCTCCAGCAGCTCTTCGAGCTTCATGCGCAACTCTTCGAGTGGTGCCTCGCCCTCCTCCAGGTTCAGGTTGAGCTGCTCGCGTCGCTCCACTGCTCGCTCGAACTGCTGTTCCAACCGCTCAAGTGCCTGGCGTGTTGAATCATGCTGTGCTTTCAACGACCCCACGCGCACGGCCAACTGGTGCGCATGGTCCTTCTGCTGCCGCGCTTCCTGACGGACGCGGTCCAACTGTTCGCGAATGCCGTCGCGGCTCGCCAGGAGCGTTTCTCGCTGCTCGGTGTCCAGCGCCATGGCATCGAGCGCATCCTGCAAGTGAAGACGCGCCTCGCCCAGCTGCTCGGTTTCCAGAGCGCGCTGCTCCGCCAGCTCGGCCAATTCTTCCGCCAGCCGTCGACGGCGCAGGCTCAGCTGTTCGAGCTTGGCTTGGCTGGCAGACAGATGCGCATTCAGTTCGCCCAGCTGGCGTGAAATATCCTGATGCTCCCGGCGCTGCTGCTCGCGGCGCGCTTCCTGTTCGCGCTGCGCTTCGCGAAGCTGGGCAAGCCGCTCGCTCAGAAGCTCCAGGCTCGCTTCGTGCTCATTACGCTCGGACTGCAGCCGCTCCAGTTCCTGACCGCGAGCGAGCAAACCCGACTCAGCCTCCCCAGCCCGGCGGACACGAAGGAAATGTCGACTGACCCAATACCCATCGCGGCTGATCAGGCTTTCGCCATCACCCAGCGAAGCCCGGCCTGCCAGTGCCTGCTCAAGATCATCCACCGGCCGCACACGGCTTAGCCAAGGTGAGAGGTCTGTGGTCGATTCGACCTTGTCCAGCAAGCCGTTAACTATTGCCGCCGAAGATGCTGGGCTGACGAGTCGCAGATCGCCGTGCTCGAAATCGGTCATGTCGAGATCATCGAAGCTGTCGAGCAATACCGCCTGCAGATCAGCGCCCAGTACAGTCTCGACCGCCAACTCCCAACCCGGCTGCACGCGAAGCCCTTCGGCCAAGCGTGGTCGCTGCGCCAGGCCTTGTTCTTGCAACCATTGCGAAACGCCTTTGCCTGGGTCCATCGCGGCCTGCTGCAGGGCTTCCAGCGACGCGATGCGGCCGTTGAGTCGCTGCAGCTCACCCTGCGCGTGCTGCTCGGCACGGCTCGCCTGCTGGAGCTGCTCGCGAAGTTCCTCCAACTGCTGATCGGTCTGCTCCTGCGCCGCAGCGAGTTCTTCCAGGCTCAGCTCGCCAACCGCGAGCTGCTCGGTCAACTCCGCTACGGCCGCATCTTCCGGATCGCCGTCGAGCGAGGCGCGTTCATCATCCAGACGGCGCTGACGCTCAAGCAGTCGCTCAAGGCTGTGTTCCAGTTGTTGAATGCGCGACTGCTGCACCTCGGACGCTCGCCTTGGCTCAGCACTCTGCTGATTAAAACGCTCCCACTTTTCCTGCCAGCTCTGCATCGCTGATTCGGCGTCTTCGAGCTGTGCCGCGGTTTCCTCCGCGGCCGCACCCGCGATGTCCTGTTCAGGCTCGAGCATCGCCAGCTCCTCGCCAAGCGTGGCGAGCAAGGTGCGGTCGTGACCCAGATGCGACTCGGTCTCCAGGCGTGCCTGTTCGGCTTCGCGCAAGTCATCCTGCAGCTGGCGTAGACGTTGCTGGCCGTGCTGAATGCTCTGCTCGACCCGGGCGATATCGCCGCCGACTGAATAGAATCGCCCTTGCACCAGATTGAATCGCTCGGACAGCTCATGATGGCCGTCGCGCAGGCGCTCGATGCTGGCGTCGGCGTTGCGCTGTTCGGCCACCAGCGCTTCGAAACCGACTTCTTGGTCACCGATTACCTGCTCGCGCTGCCCGACCTGATCATTCAGTGCCTGCCAACGCAGCGCCGACAGCTGCGCCTTCAATTGGCGCTCCTCGGCTTTGTACTCCTGATACTTCTCGGCGGACTGAGCTTGGCGGTGCAATCGCTCAAGCTGGCGCTCGAGTTCTTCACGCAGGTCCGTCAGGCGGGCGAGGTTCTCATGGGTCCGGCGGATGCGGTTCTCGGTTTCGCGCCGACGCTCCTTGTACTTGGAGATCCCGGCCGCCTCTTCGATGAAATTTCGCAGGTCTTCCGGCTTGGCTTCGATCAGCTTGGAGATCATCCCCTGCTCGATGATCGAGTAGCTACGGGGACCAAGGCCGGTGCCGAGGAAGATATCGGTGATATCGCGGCGACGGCATTTCACGCTGTTTAGGAAGTAGGTGTTTTGCGCGTCGCGCGTGACCCGGCGGCGGATGGAGATCTCGGCGAAGGCCGCGTACTCGCCAGTCAGGGTGCCGTCTGAGTTGTCGAAAATTAGCTCGATACTGGCCTGAGTTACCGGCTTGCGGGTGTTGGAGCCATTGAAGATGACGTCCGTCATCGATTCGCCGCGCAAGTTCTTTGCCGAGCTTTCGCCCATGACCCAGCGCACGGCGTCGATGATATTGGATTTCCCGCAGCCATTCGGCCCGACCACGGCCGCCATGTTGCTCGGAAAGCTCACGGTGGTGGGGTCGACAAAAGATTTGAAGCCGGCGAGCTTGATGCTTTTCAGTCGCATGAGGGCCTATCCGTGGCAGTCGGCGTGAAGATGTACAAGCAGAGTCGCCGTGGACATCGAGATTCCTGGCATCGAGTGGGTGCTGCGCGAAAACGGCGGAGTTTATCACGCCGTCTTGCAGCCATCGCGGGGACGGATAGGCAGTATTTCAAGCAGTTGTCGAATGTGTATGGACGACGGACGAACCAGCACGATATCCGTCTAGGGCCCGCTGAAATCCGCCGGCGCCGGAGGCAAGGCGCTGTTCAAGCAGCCACGGACTGATGGGCTGAAGCGGAACGCCGTCCGGCCAAACTACAGGATCGCTAAAAGGATGGCTGGCGGGTTGAAACGGAACGCTGGCTCGATACCCCGTAGGGTGGGCTTCAGCCCACCGCTGATCAAGGCACGCCCGCGCGCGAGGCCGAGCGGTTGAAGCGGAACCCCGTCCCGCCCACCCTACCGGACTGTCCGGCCACGATAGACCGGTTCAACCCCCGGTCATGCTCATAAAGCGCACCACCTGAACCTGCTCATCGGTACGAAACTCGTGCTTTTCCGGCTTGAGCTGAAGCGCGTCCACCAGCGCCTCACGCAGACGCTCGCTATCACCCGGGTAGCGACGCATCAGTGTCTTCAGGTCCAGCGCGCCTTCATGCCCAAGGCAGAGCACCAGCTTGCCTTCAGCCGTGACGCGCACGCGATTGCAGCTTCCGCAGAAATTGTTGCTGTGAGGCGAAATGAATCCCACCTGAGTATCGCTGCCGGCCACCTGCCAATAGCGCGACGGACCGCCCGTGGTGTGGCTGCTGCGTATCAACTGATGGCCCGCTTCGATACGCTCACGCACCTCGTCGCTGGAGCAGAAGGTAATTTCACGCTCATGGCTGGAGATATTGCCCAGCGGCATTTCCTCGATGAAGCTGATATCCAGCCCCCGCTCGACGGCGAAATTCACCAGGTCCAGCACTTCGTCGTCATTACGGCCTTTCTGAATCACGCTATTTAGCTTGATTCGCTGGAAACCGGCGTTCCGCGCCGCATCGATGCCTTGGATGACCTGGTCAAACTTGTCACGACGTGTGAGCTCAGCGAATCGCTCGCGTTTGAGGGAATCGAGACTGATATTCAGGCGCTTGACGCCCGCATCGCGCAGTACCGGTGCGAGCGTCGGCAGCTGCGAACCGTTGGTGGTAATCGCCAGATCTTCCAGTTCTTCCCGCGCACCCAGACGACTCAGCAAGCTCGGCAGCCCCTTACGCACCAGCGGTTCGCCACCCGTCACGCGGATTCGCTTGACGCCCAGGCTGATGAACGCATCGGCCACGGCGTAAAGTTCTTCCAACGTGAGTATCTGCGCACGCGGCGCGAACACCATGTCTTCGCTCATGCAGTAGGTGCAGCGAAAATCGCAACGGTCGGTGACCGACAGTCTGAGGTAGGTGATACGTCGGCCGAAGGGATCGACCAACTGAGAATCTGGCATGTCGCTCTCCAAGGCTTGATGCGCACACGTAAGACTATGTCGGAACGTGACGCGAGGCAAAGTGCGGGGCTGAATGGTCCGGGTAAGCGGGATCGATACATCACCTCCGACCCCGACGTTTCGTCACGCAATCGGCGCGCAATGCACCGACGTTGCCGTCACGCCGGCCGCAACCATGTTTTGCGGCGACGAGTCGAACACTGGGATACTCGCGTTCACCGATAGACCTGGAGCTTACGCAAATGGACAACGACGCCCTCCGATCGATGGGCTGGCGCGAGCGCCTGTACGTGATCATCTTCTTCACCAACACCCCGGCGGGAAAGCGGTTTGACACCTGGCTGCTGGTCGTCATCTTCGCCAGCCTCGTGGTGGTAATGTTCGACAGCGTGGCGCTCTACAGCGAGCGTCACGGCGTCTTGCTGGACGGGCTGGAATGGCTGTTCACGATCATCTTTCTGGTCGAATACCTGGTGCGCATCTATTGCCACCCGGAACCTCGGAAATACGTCTTCAGCTTCTATGGCGCGATCGATCTGCTCTCAGTGGTACCGGCGTTTATCGCACTGCTGTTGCCGGACGCCGAATATCTTCTCGTAGTGCGCGCGATTCGCATGCTGCGCGTGTTCCGTGTACTCAAGCTGACGCAGTACCTCAGCCAGGCCAACTTCCTGCTGGTTGCGCTGCGTGGCAGCAAGCAGAAGATCATCGTATTCCTGCTCAGCGTGACAACCATGGTGCTGATCTACGGCACGCTGATGTATGTCATCGAGGGGCCCGCGAATGGCTTCACCAGCATCCCGATGAGCATCTACTGGGCAGTGGTCACGATCACCACGGTCGGCTTCGGCGACATCGTTCCGCATACGCCGCTGGGTAAAGCCGTCGCGACGATGGTGATGATCACCGGTTACTCGATCATCGCGGTGCCCACCGGCATTTTCACCGCGGAACTGGCAACGGCGATGCGTGCCGATAGCTTGCAGCACCGCTGCCCGAGTTGCGAAAAGCTCAGCCACGAGCCCAACGCTTCGTTCTGCAGTCGCTGTGGCAGCCAGTTGTTCAAGCGCGCCGAACCCGACGCCGAAGCCTGACGCCTCGCCACCACGGCCGTTGGAGGCGGCCGCGCCCTCACACCTCCGCGTTTAGCTCCGAACCGCCTCGGCACAGGGTTGTCACAACCACTGACTTGCCGCGGGCCGGACGGAGACGCGAATGCCCCTGCTCAAACTTCTGCACTTCGCGGCCCTGCTGTGTTGGTGCGGCACACTTTTGTATCTGCCAGCGCTGATTGCCGCAGGTACTCGACGTTCAGATCCGCTTTTTTATCGGGACCATGCCCACCTCACTCGCATGGTGTTCAACCTCGTCGGCACGCCGGCCGCGCTCATTGCCATCGGGTCGGGGACCGCCCTGTTTCTGCGCGACGGCATCATGGCGGGCTGGCTGATCGTCAAACTCAGTACTGTGGCCGGCATGGTGCTGTGCCATGCCTTGTGCGGTGTGCTGGTGCTGCA from Pseudomonas sp. DNDY-54 encodes:
- the zipA gene encoding cell division protein ZipA — its product is MDIGLREWLIVIGIIVIAGILFDGWRRMRGSKGKLKFKLDRNIASTLPDDDEPTELLGPPRVVSRNNEPSLDETDLPPMSARESGKRRTSEPQQGDLRFSNDDAPVPTLLDPVAGEEADNATESDHDLPPVEEVLVINVISRDTHGFRGPALLQNILESGLRFGEMDIFHRHESMAGNGEVLFSMANAVKPGTFDLDDIDHFTTPAVSFFLGLPGPRHPKQAFDVMVAAARKLSQELNGELKDDQRSVLTAQTIEHYRQRIADYERRQMTTTKR
- the smc gene encoding chromosome segregation protein SMC; this translates as MRLKSIKLAGFKSFVDPTTVSFPSNMAAVVGPNGCGKSNIIDAVRWVMGESSAKNLRGESMTDVIFNGSNTRKPVTQASIELIFDNSDGTLTGEYAAFAEISIRRRVTRDAQNTYFLNSVKCRRRDITDIFLGTGLGPRSYSIIEQGMISKLIEAKPEDLRNFIEEAAGISKYKERRRETENRIRRTHENLARLTDLREELERQLERLHRQAQSAEKYQEYKAEERQLKAQLSALRWQALNDQVGQREQVIGDQEVGFEALVAEQRNADASIERLRDGHHELSERFNLVQGRFYSVGGDIARVEQSIQHGQQRLRQLQDDLREAEQARLETESHLGHDRTLLATLGEELAMLEPEQDIAGAAAEETAAQLEDAESAMQSWQEKWERFNQQSAEPRRASEVQQSRIQQLEHSLERLLERQRRLDDERASLDGDPEDAAVAELTEQLAVGELSLEELAAAQEQTDQQLEELREQLQQASRAEQHAQGELQRLNGRIASLEALQQAAMDPGKGVSQWLQEQGLAQRPRLAEGLRVQPGWELAVETVLGADLQAVLLDSFDDLDMTDFEHGDLRLVSPASSAAIVNGLLDKVESTTDLSPWLSRVRPVDDLEQALAGRASLGDGESLISRDGYWVSRHFLRVRRAGEAESGLLARGQELERLQSERNEHEASLELLSERLAQLREAQREQEARREQQRREHQDISRQLGELNAHLSASQAKLEQLSLRRRRLAEELAELAEQRALETEQLGEARLHLQDALDAMALDTEQRETLLASRDGIREQLDRVRQEARQQKDHAHQLAVRVGSLKAQHDSTRQALERLEQQFERAVERREQLNLNLEEGEAPLEELRMKLEELLERRMGVEDELKLARLALEDADRELRDAEKRRTQAEQQAQLLRGQLEQQRMEWQALSVRRKALQDQLHEDGFDLHGVLATLPGGASEPEWEAELERLGARIQRLGPINLAAIDEYQQQSERKRYLDAQNDDLAEALDTLENVIRKIDKETRNRFKETFDQINGGLQALFPKVFGGGNAYLELTGEDLLDTGVAIMARPPGKKNSTIHLLSGGEKALTALALVFAIFQLNPAPFCMLDEVDAPLDDANVGRYARLVKEMSEKVQFIYITHNKIAMEMADQLMGVTMHEPGCSRLVAVDVEQAVALVEA
- the moaA gene encoding GTP 3',8-cyclase MoaA, producing the protein MPDSQLVDPFGRRITYLRLSVTDRCDFRCTYCMSEDMVFAPRAQILTLEELYAVADAFISLGVKRIRVTGGEPLVRKGLPSLLSRLGAREELEDLAITTNGSQLPTLAPVLRDAGVKRLNISLDSLKRERFAELTRRDKFDQVIQGIDAARNAGFQRIKLNSVIQKGRNDDEVLDLVNFAVERGLDISFIEEMPLGNISSHEREITFCSSDEVRERIEAGHQLIRSSHTTGGPSRYWQVAGSDTQVGFISPHSNNFCGSCNRVRVTAEGKLVLCLGHEGALDLKTLMRRYPGDSERLREALVDALQLKPEKHEFRTDEQVQVVRFMSMTGG
- a CDS encoding ion transporter; its protein translation is MDNDALRSMGWRERLYVIIFFTNTPAGKRFDTWLLVVIFASLVVVMFDSVALYSERHGVLLDGLEWLFTIIFLVEYLVRIYCHPEPRKYVFSFYGAIDLLSVVPAFIALLLPDAEYLLVVRAIRMLRVFRVLKLTQYLSQANFLLVALRGSKQKIIVFLLSVTTMVLIYGTLMYVIEGPANGFTSIPMSIYWAVVTITTVGFGDIVPHTPLGKAVATMVMITGYSIIAVPTGIFTAELATAMRADSLQHRCPSCEKLSHEPNASFCSRCGSQLFKRAEPDAEA
- a CDS encoding CopD family protein; the protein is MPLLKLLHFAALLCWCGTLLYLPALIAAGTRRSDPLFYRDHAHLTRMVFNLVGTPAALIAIGSGTALFLRDGIMAGWLIVKLSTVAGMVLCHALCGVLVLHIERSPEQSVSIRCRFLGVAIATFITATLWLVLAKPF